A single genomic interval of Vibrio maritimus harbors:
- the gntH gene encoding guanitoxin biosynthesis MBL fold metallo-hydrolase GntH, with product MRKIHQLSVMTGAILMSSAVFAQNPFEHYQSENSASFSGYKHYNYEQNVSTDELMKQGGKIYSSPEEIHAILQGGLKTDIQTGEELWKEGLMFDGIEPMDHMVTAANWFPRTEQVQHNEMRVTFMGTSPMIRPGQANTSIYVELGNGDNFVFDLGEASIANYIGAGVALNELDKVFITHLHVDHFGSLPYLYQFGGWNGRWEKPLTIYGPSGRNPEDGTRHMVEGMLQMLSWHQDAFDVFPSGNDIEVVEYDFKDDGGVIYDVDGVKVSHWRRSHAKDGASAYRLDWTINEEESLCFVWTGDGRPTELDIEYGKGCDLFVTEVQTELVGLASIVQGVPAFLTRYTIDTHHTSGYAAGWLANQVQPRLFMTTHMEFDPYYNNETVAQVREHWKGPYHFGAPDMIVANITPEKAWVREGIIPDFPNNRAPQFNLNDGEVFRVPVPKNSRADIQEQEIRDLEIDEALYYPEGYHPELLKEWPLDRDLIVPTEVLPESMKRGMGEKQRMVDEMREAHGLEPRSVHRKESADPYRDTRKDNTKQQ from the coding sequence ATGCGAAAAATTCACCAATTAAGTGTTATGACGGGCGCGATTCTCATGTCGAGCGCGGTATTTGCACAGAACCCTTTCGAGCACTATCAATCTGAAAATTCAGCCAGTTTTTCAGGTTACAAGCACTACAACTACGAACAAAATGTCAGTACGGATGAGCTGATGAAGCAGGGCGGGAAAATATACTCATCGCCTGAGGAGATTCACGCCATCTTACAAGGTGGTCTCAAGACGGATATTCAAACAGGTGAAGAGCTCTGGAAAGAGGGGCTGATGTTTGATGGTATCGAGCCGATGGATCATATGGTTACCGCGGCAAACTGGTTTCCTCGAACAGAACAGGTTCAGCACAACGAAATGCGTGTGACGTTCATGGGTACGTCGCCAATGATTCGACCTGGTCAGGCGAATACATCTATCTATGTAGAACTGGGTAATGGCGATAATTTTGTGTTCGATTTGGGAGAAGCGTCGATCGCCAACTACATCGGTGCTGGCGTCGCTTTGAATGAGCTTGATAAGGTCTTTATCACACACCTACACGTCGACCACTTCGGTTCATTACCGTACCTGTACCAGTTTGGTGGATGGAACGGTCGCTGGGAAAAACCACTAACCATCTATGGTCCGTCAGGACGAAATCCAGAAGACGGAACACGTCACATGGTCGAGGGTATGCTTCAGATGCTTTCGTGGCACCAAGATGCCTTTGATGTGTTCCCTTCAGGCAACGATATTGAAGTAGTGGAGTACGACTTTAAAGACGATGGCGGCGTTATCTACGACGTTGATGGTGTCAAAGTCTCTCACTGGCGTCGCTCACACGCGAAAGATGGCGCATCTGCTTACAGGCTCGATTGGACGATCAATGAAGAAGAGTCGTTATGTTTTGTATGGACAGGCGATGGTCGACCGACCGAACTTGATATTGAATATGGCAAAGGCTGCGACTTGTTTGTCACCGAAGTGCAAACCGAGTTGGTCGGGCTTGCCTCAATCGTACAAGGTGTTCCAGCCTTCTTGACGCGCTACACCATTGATACGCACCACACGTCTGGCTACGCGGCGGGTTGGCTTGCAAATCAAGTGCAGCCAAGGCTGTTTATGACCACACACATGGAATTCGACCCTTATTACAACAATGAGACCGTAGCGCAGGTCCGTGAACACTGGAAGGGACCTTACCATTTTGGCGCGCCAGACATGATCGTTGCCAACATTACCCCTGAGAAAGCATGGGTACGAGAAGGGATCATTCCAGATTTTCCAAACAACCGAGCGCCTCAATTCAACCTTAATGATGGTGAAGTGTTCCGAGTACCTGTTCCTAAAAACTCGCGAGCAGACATTCAAGAACAAGAGATCAGAGACCTCGAGATTGATGAAGCTTTGTATTACCCAGAAGGTTATCACCCAGAGCTGCTAAAAGAGTGGCCGCTGGATCGTGACCTTATTGTGCCAACGGAAGTGTTACCAGAGAGCATGAAACGCGGCATGGGTGAGAAGCAACGAATGGTGGATGAAATGCGTGAAGCGCATGGCTTAGAGCCGCGTTCTGTCCACAGAAAAGAATCTGCAGACCCTTATCGCGATACTCGCAAAGACAATACAAAACAACAATAA
- a CDS encoding outer membrane beta-barrel protein yields the protein MKNTRIISIMALSALIFTGAAKAHSPESDLKFRGGLGYSSLEGNHSAVNATVGLELNQYLGINFDLYKGTDSSIDYTGGGFALELGYNFALPNNFELRPFVEGGMTTGVMNNEVEGMSRDGHLGFSSNIGLRVQHQEVPVYAEFKTDIHTSHTDARFLPENTLLVGFRLPL from the coding sequence ATGAAAAACACTCGTATCATTTCTATTATGGCGTTGTCAGCGTTGATATTCACTGGCGCGGCGAAAGCTCACTCCCCTGAGTCAGATCTTAAGTTTAGAGGTGGTCTAGGCTATTCATCCCTTGAAGGCAACCATTCAGCAGTCAATGCCACGGTCGGTCTGGAGCTAAATCAATACTTGGGGATCAATTTCGATCTTTATAAAGGTACGGACAGCAGTATTGATTATACCGGTGGCGGTTTTGCTCTTGAGCTTGGCTACAATTTCGCATTACCAAACAATTTCGAACTTCGTCCATTTGTAGAGGGCGGCATGACGACGGGTGTCATGAATAATGAAGTTGAAGGCATGAGCCGAGACGGTCACCTAGGTTTCAGTTCTAACATCGGTCTTCGAGTGCAACACCAAGAAGTCCCCGTTTATGCTGAGTTTAAAACCGACATTCACACTTCCCATACCGACGCACGTTTCCTACCTGAGAATACATTGCTGGTCGGTTTTCGACTGCCCTTATAG
- a CDS encoding LysR family transcriptional regulator → MDLNLLSTFSAVYRHRSITVAAEELELTQPAVSAALKRLEGVVGKTLFVRSGRGIAPTGAAVALADKIEMPLAVLETIEKRQEITKVYCSEALMHLVCDLPGLSFIEAPLSEEQLLADIDSQKVHLAIDIATSMSQAHIVEDIFDEPAVCVCRKDHPDIGDTLSYEEYFNAQHIALKIRRNNVNMMDFLSEKPSPHRVVKAETGSVSSMLALAATTNLLGASTLSLAKHLAPMLNLKVFPIPLEIRNVQHRMIYHRRFINDADHKATRETLKAVIQNNQYQ, encoded by the coding sequence ATGGACTTAAACCTACTCTCAACGTTTAGCGCCGTTTATCGACATCGCTCTATCACCGTTGCGGCGGAAGAGTTAGAGCTTACACAACCGGCCGTTAGTGCCGCATTGAAACGTTTGGAAGGCGTCGTAGGCAAAACTTTGTTCGTGCGCTCAGGTAGAGGCATTGCACCGACTGGTGCCGCGGTAGCTTTAGCGGATAAAATTGAAATGCCGCTTGCCGTTCTAGAAACGATAGAAAAACGACAAGAGATAACAAAGGTCTACTGCAGCGAGGCATTGATGCACTTGGTTTGTGACCTTCCAGGACTGTCATTCATCGAAGCGCCATTAAGTGAAGAGCAGCTTTTGGCGGATATAGACTCACAAAAAGTTCACCTTGCGATTGATATTGCGACGAGTATGAGCCAAGCCCATATTGTAGAGGATATCTTTGACGAGCCTGCCGTGTGTGTTTGTAGAAAAGACCATCCAGACATCGGCGACACCCTCTCTTATGAGGAATATTTCAACGCACAGCATATCGCACTAAAAATTCGCCGTAACAACGTCAACATGATGGACTTCCTATCGGAAAAACCTAGCCCGCACAGAGTGGTTAAAGCCGAAACTGGCTCAGTTTCTAGCATGTTGGCATTGGCAGCAACAACCAACCTTCTTGGTGCGTCAACGCTTTCGCTTGCAAAACATTTAGCGCCAATGCTTAACCTAAAGGTGTTCCCGATTCCATTAGAGATACGCAACGTCCAACATCGAATGATTTATCATCGCCGATTCATAAACGATGCCGATCACAAGGCAACACGTGAAACACTCAAAGCGGTCATCCAAAACAATCAGTATCAATAA
- a CDS encoding DM13 domain-containing protein: MKRVILLFTHLGALFFGFMLGIYVLPILTQPESPSEEMVRSQSNAILYQGEFDKNRQDSDFLHWGEGTISFSADSAIFVGELAPGPDYKLYLSPTYVETEADFMAAKASMLQVGDVKTFDRFLIPLPEQTDLSQYQAAIIWCESFGEFITSAKLAGMP; the protein is encoded by the coding sequence GTGAAACGAGTAATTCTACTATTTACCCACCTCGGAGCCCTCTTCTTTGGGTTCATGCTCGGCATCTATGTATTGCCGATCTTAACTCAGCCAGAATCGCCATCAGAAGAGATGGTTCGTTCGCAATCTAACGCCATCCTCTATCAGGGAGAGTTTGATAAAAACCGCCAAGACAGCGATTTTCTTCATTGGGGGGAAGGAACCATCAGCTTCTCAGCGGACAGTGCTATTTTTGTTGGGGAACTGGCACCGGGACCAGACTACAAGCTGTACCTATCGCCGACCTACGTCGAGACTGAAGCTGACTTTATGGCGGCCAAAGCATCCATGTTGCAAGTGGGAGATGTGAAAACATTTGATCGCTTCTTGATTCCACTTCCAGAGCAAACGGATTTGAGTCAGTATCAGGCCGCGATTATTTGGTGTGAGAGTTTTGGGGAGTTTATTACTTCAGCCAAACTAGCAGGAATGCCCTAA
- a CDS encoding TAXI family TRAP transporter solute-binding subunit, protein MTKLKTMLTVSAVCMAMGGATLAQAQDRFVTIGTGGVTGVYYPTGGAICRLVNKNRADHSIRCSVESTGGSIYNINTIRAGELDLGIAQSDWQYHAYNGTSKFEDAGAYKDLRAVFSIHPEPFTVVARADSGIETFEDLKGKRVNIGNPGSGQRGTMEVLMDGYGWGMDVFKLTSELKASEQSKALCDNKIDAMIYTVGHPSGAIKEATTSCDSKIVTVAGPVVDKLVADNSFYRVATVPGGMYKGNEADAMTFGVGATFVSSTAVPEDVVYNIVKSVFENFDDFKRLHPAFANLKKEEMIKDGLSAPLHPGAEKYYKEVGLLK, encoded by the coding sequence ATGACCAAATTGAAGACCATGTTAACCGTGTCCGCTGTATGTATGGCAATGGGCGGAGCGACCCTCGCACAAGCTCAAGACCGATTTGTGACAATAGGTACTGGTGGCGTAACGGGCGTGTATTATCCTACTGGAGGTGCGATTTGTCGCCTAGTAAATAAGAACCGCGCTGACCATTCGATTCGCTGTTCGGTAGAAAGTACGGGTGGCTCAATTTACAACATCAACACGATTCGAGCAGGCGAGTTGGATCTGGGTATCGCTCAATCCGATTGGCAATACCACGCCTACAATGGCACAAGTAAGTTTGAAGATGCTGGTGCATACAAGGACTTGCGCGCTGTATTTTCTATTCACCCAGAACCGTTCACGGTTGTGGCCCGCGCCGATTCAGGTATTGAGACATTTGAGGATCTAAAAGGTAAGCGAGTAAACATTGGTAACCCGGGCTCAGGTCAGCGCGGTACCATGGAAGTTCTGATGGATGGCTATGGCTGGGGTATGGATGTCTTTAAATTGACATCAGAGCTCAAGGCTTCAGAACAGTCGAAAGCACTTTGTGATAACAAGATCGACGCCATGATCTACACCGTAGGACACCCAAGCGGCGCAATCAAAGAAGCGACCACATCGTGCGATAGCAAGATTGTGACGGTCGCTGGTCCAGTGGTTGATAAGCTGGTGGCAGATAATAGCTTCTATCGCGTAGCAACGGTGCCAGGTGGCATGTATAAAGGTAACGAAGCAGACGCTATGACCTTTGGTGTTGGTGCGACGTTTGTTTCATCTACTGCCGTGCCAGAGGATGTGGTTTACAACATAGTTAAATCAGTATTTGAAAACTTCGATGACTTTAAACGACTTCACCCAGCTTTCGCGAACCTGAAGAAAGAAGAGATGATCAAAGATGGCCTTTCTGCGCCTCTTCATCCAGGGGCTGAGAAGTACTACAAAGAGGTGGGTTTGTTGAAGTAA
- a CDS encoding 3-keto-5-aminohexanoate cleavage protein, which yields MSLYQPSQTAIIVAPNGARKTQEDHPNIPIAQQSIIDEVIACRDAGAAMVHLHARKRTGQHSLEIEDNLPLYEALKDKVGDSILVQLTTEAVGQYSPAQQQALIRAVKPEAASFALRELIPDESDTASASLFFHWVAEQGILSQYILYDNHDLRRYLQWLSQGVLPNYHHHLLLVLGRYSDGQVAYPSDLITILGSQLFELDHRWAVCAFGQFEHKCLTAAMLMGADVRVGFENNHYDNQGAIAPNNATLVSQLVETASALNIERMTAERLKYHLTSTGS from the coding sequence ATGTCACTGTATCAGCCGTCCCAAACGGCCATCATTGTCGCTCCCAATGGCGCTCGTAAGACTCAAGAGGACCACCCTAATATACCGATAGCGCAGCAATCAATAATAGATGAGGTAATCGCCTGTCGAGATGCGGGTGCGGCCATGGTGCATCTTCATGCTCGTAAGCGAACTGGCCAGCATTCGCTTGAGATAGAAGACAACCTCCCACTTTATGAAGCGCTAAAAGACAAGGTTGGCGACAGTATTCTGGTGCAACTTACCACGGAGGCTGTCGGTCAATACAGTCCTGCGCAGCAGCAAGCGCTGATAAGAGCGGTAAAGCCAGAAGCGGCCTCTTTTGCATTGAGAGAACTCATTCCTGACGAGAGTGACACTGCTTCAGCGAGTCTTTTTTTTCACTGGGTGGCTGAGCAGGGGATCTTATCTCAATACATACTCTACGATAATCATGATTTACGGCGTTACTTACAGTGGTTATCTCAAGGTGTGTTGCCTAACTATCATCACCACTTGCTGTTGGTACTAGGGCGATATAGTGATGGGCAGGTAGCTTATCCGAGCGATCTTATCACCATACTTGGATCGCAATTATTTGAGCTCGATCACCGTTGGGCAGTGTGTGCATTTGGTCAATTTGAACACAAGTGTTTAACCGCTGCTATGCTTATGGGGGCTGATGTTCGTGTTGGGTTTGAAAATAATCATTATGACAATCAAGGTGCTATCGCCCCGAACAACGCTACTTTGGTCTCTCAGTTGGTAGAGACAGCAAGTGCGCTCAACATTGAACGAATGACCGCCGAAAGGTTGAAATACCATCTCACTTCGACCGGTAGTTAA
- a CDS encoding aspartate aminotransferase family protein has translation MSSVFHRSCRGQLPTVSHGNGVYLFDTKGKAYLDGCGGAAVSNLGHSHPRVKQAIRDQLESIPYAHTGFFTTESSERLADRLVELAPNSLKHVYFVSGGSEAVEAALKMARQYFVEQGKTQKTQFIARRQSYHGNTLGALAVGGNEWRREPFRPLLSTSHHIAPCYAYRDKLDSETEVEYSLRVANELESKILTLGAENVMAFVAEPVVGATAGAVPATAGYLQRIREICDRYDVLLILDEVMCGIGRTGSFFAFEQDAVVPDLVTVAKGLGAGYQSIGAVLAHEKIYNQIANGSGFFQHGHTFMGHPMACASALATIDTIVDDSLITQVLHKGQGLQSRLQDTIGELPFVGDIRGRGLFVGIELVADRETKAPLAIETHAHKWVKSIAMDNGLMCYPMSGTIDGRLGHHVLIAPPFIISASELDELVSKLSVSLSLAANKWER, from the coding sequence ATGAGTAGTGTATTTCATCGTAGTTGCCGAGGGCAGTTGCCGACCGTGAGTCATGGTAACGGAGTCTATCTTTTTGATACCAAGGGCAAGGCATATTTAGACGGTTGTGGTGGAGCTGCGGTGTCTAATTTGGGGCACAGTCACCCCAGAGTTAAGCAGGCGATTCGAGATCAGCTCGAGAGCATCCCCTATGCCCACACCGGATTTTTTACCACCGAGAGTAGTGAACGCTTAGCGGACCGCTTAGTAGAGCTCGCGCCTAACTCGCTTAAGCATGTGTATTTTGTGAGTGGTGGCTCGGAGGCTGTAGAGGCCGCTCTGAAAATGGCACGTCAGTATTTTGTCGAACAAGGCAAAACACAAAAGACTCAGTTTATTGCTCGTCGGCAAAGTTATCACGGGAATACTCTGGGAGCGCTCGCTGTTGGAGGTAATGAGTGGCGTCGGGAGCCCTTTAGGCCTTTGCTCTCGACTAGTCATCATATCGCCCCCTGCTATGCCTATCGTGACAAACTGGATTCGGAAACCGAGGTGGAATATAGCCTGAGGGTGGCGAATGAGCTTGAGAGTAAAATCCTGACCCTAGGCGCTGAGAATGTAATGGCATTCGTCGCTGAGCCTGTCGTTGGGGCAACCGCAGGTGCGGTGCCAGCAACAGCGGGTTATTTACAGCGCATTCGAGAGATATGTGACCGATATGATGTACTGCTTATTCTTGATGAGGTGATGTGCGGTATCGGACGAACAGGGTCATTTTTTGCTTTCGAGCAAGACGCTGTGGTGCCTGATCTTGTTACCGTCGCGAAGGGATTAGGCGCGGGGTATCAATCCATTGGAGCAGTGTTGGCTCATGAGAAAATCTACAATCAAATCGCCAATGGCTCAGGCTTTTTTCAACATGGTCATACATTTATGGGCCACCCAATGGCATGCGCATCAGCGTTAGCAACCATAGACACTATTGTTGATGATAGTTTGATTACACAGGTCTTACATAAGGGGCAAGGGCTACAGTCGAGGCTCCAAGATACCATTGGCGAACTGCCATTCGTCGGTGATATTCGAGGGAGGGGGCTATTTGTCGGTATAGAGCTAGTAGCAGATAGAGAAACCAAAGCGCCGTTAGCCATAGAAACACACGCACATAAATGGGTGAAGTCGATAGCGATGGACAATGGTCTCATGTGCTATCCCATGTCTGGAACGATAGATGGTAGGCTCGGGCACCATGTCTTGATCGCACCGCCTTTCATCATTTCAGCGTCAGAGCTGGATGAGTTAGTTTCAAAGCTCAGTGTGTCGCTCAGTCTTGCTGCTAATAAATGGGAGCGCTAA
- a CDS encoding DUF2959 domain-containing protein: MEQVGYHKRDIMVTRVEDAKESQQEAQEEFTSALEAVSALSGFDGGDLEKVYNDINDKYEDSEKAAEEVRERISAVEDVSEALFEEWQTELEQYTSAKLRRSSEQKLKDTRASYQTMLKAMKRAEQKMTPVLNTLRDNTLYLKHNLNASAIGSLQGELISLENDIQVAINQMNAAIEESDKFIGKLNNQ; the protein is encoded by the coding sequence ATGGAGCAAGTTGGTTACCACAAACGCGACATTATGGTGACGCGAGTTGAAGACGCCAAAGAATCTCAGCAGGAAGCGCAAGAAGAGTTTACGAGTGCTCTGGAAGCGGTATCAGCACTGAGTGGTTTTGATGGTGGTGATTTAGAAAAAGTCTACAACGACATCAACGATAAGTATGAAGACAGCGAAAAGGCAGCGGAAGAGGTGCGCGAACGCATTTCGGCAGTAGAGGATGTCTCAGAAGCGTTGTTTGAAGAGTGGCAAACTGAACTTGAGCAATATACCAGCGCCAAGCTGCGTCGTTCGAGTGAGCAGAAGCTAAAGGATACTCGAGCATCCTATCAAACCATGCTTAAGGCGATGAAGCGAGCAGAGCAGAAGATGACACCTGTATTGAATACACTGCGTGACAACACCCTCTATCTGAAACACAACCTCAACGCGAGCGCAATTGGCTCATTGCAAGGCGAGTTAATCAGTTTGGAGAACGACATTCAAGTCGCGATCAACCAGATGAACGCCGCGATAGAGGAGTCGGATAAATTTATTGGTAAGCTTAATAACCAATAG
- a CDS encoding GntR family transcriptional regulator, whose product MARLPMYRKIADEIRSKISTGEYRVGHALPTEAQLREEFSVSRVTVRQALKLLIENEELESVQGSGTYVKENKVNYDIYRQTSFAEKWAHLEGVTHSDVLAFEIQSASLTMAEHLEINQGERIFYVKRVRYLDETPITVEETWMPTAMFPDLTYQVMQGSKYEYIEKQKGMVIDRSEQEIIPILPPDEIAQLLDMDPAQPIIEKRTRSHLQDDTVFEYSRNYFKSSEYKFTLVAKRH is encoded by the coding sequence ATGGCTAGATTGCCAATGTATCGTAAAATCGCTGATGAAATTCGTAGTAAAATCAGCACTGGAGAGTATCGCGTTGGTCATGCTCTTCCGACAGAAGCTCAACTACGCGAAGAGTTCTCTGTGAGTCGTGTGACGGTCAGGCAAGCACTTAAATTACTCATAGAAAACGAGGAGCTTGAGAGCGTGCAAGGCAGTGGTACTTATGTAAAAGAGAATAAAGTTAACTACGATATCTACCGCCAAACCAGCTTTGCTGAGAAATGGGCTCACCTTGAAGGCGTCACTCACAGCGATGTACTTGCTTTTGAAATTCAGTCCGCTTCTCTAACGATGGCAGAGCATCTAGAGATCAACCAAGGCGAGCGAATTTTCTACGTGAAACGTGTCCGTTACCTTGATGAAACTCCAATCACAGTAGAGGAAACTTGGATGCCAACCGCAATGTTTCCTGATCTCACTTACCAAGTGATGCAGGGATCGAAATATGAATACATCGAGAAGCAGAAGGGGATGGTCATTGATCGTAGCGAGCAGGAAATTATCCCAATCCTACCACCTGATGAAATAGCACAGCTACTCGATATGGACCCCGCTCAACCTATCATAGAGAAACGCACTCGCAGTCACTTACAAGATGACACGGTATTTGAGTATAGCCGCAACTACTTTAAGTCGAGCGAGTACAAGTTCACCTTGGTAGCCAAACGTCACTAA
- a CDS encoding PTS fructose transporter subunit IIC: MKILAITACTAGVAHTYMAAKNLENKAAARGWQIKVEKQGANGLDGRITEQDVAEADGIIFATDVGVAEVERFEGLPSVQGKVKDGIKKADEMLDALEQKVKAGGAAPKANVASFSEPEEQSNDNIVVKFLKDWYKGALSGVSHIIPLVIIGGLCVGLLNLFFGYDYTHLYDEAILIEYTGKTYADLGIVSAAEGLASSDISAIKNEVYAAIAQPEAKAQFESSLQGIVHFLYYSTLKAFNPLLVCVLAAFTAYGMVGKPGLAPGFVGGYVAMGGGFGKISIMTGGFLGGLVAGAAAALFVMLIRQIKVPAVLESVKMIIITPLLAGICTLLFMYVGPGKFFAQLNSGLVEWLTSMGTNNLLILGFILGAMACFDMGGPVNKAAYMFCIGVGTSGDFAGDASIFYAAFTAAKCIPGMSLGIMSVLFKRYFDKEDRLAGPSTAILGFCGITEGAIPYAVKDPMRIIPAHMIGGGVAAGLILSSKITIGTIAGGAVFMLPVIGDPTAWLLYFLIGIAVSIALTIALKAFGPSKKAVVETA, translated from the coding sequence ATGAAAATCTTAGCGATTACAGCATGTACTGCCGGTGTAGCTCACACCTACATGGCAGCAAAGAATCTAGAGAATAAAGCCGCTGCCCGAGGGTGGCAGATTAAGGTCGAGAAGCAAGGTGCTAACGGCCTTGATGGTCGCATTACCGAGCAAGATGTGGCTGAAGCGGACGGCATCATTTTCGCCACAGATGTGGGCGTTGCCGAAGTAGAGCGCTTCGAAGGGCTTCCGTCTGTTCAAGGCAAAGTGAAAGATGGCATAAAAAAAGCGGATGAGATGCTTGATGCTCTAGAGCAAAAAGTGAAAGCGGGCGGCGCCGCTCCCAAAGCCAATGTTGCCTCTTTCTCAGAGCCAGAAGAGCAAAGTAATGACAACATCGTCGTTAAGTTCCTAAAAGATTGGTATAAAGGTGCACTTTCAGGTGTTTCTCACATTATTCCTCTTGTCATAATTGGCGGTCTTTGTGTAGGTTTGTTGAACCTATTCTTTGGCTACGATTATACCCACCTTTATGATGAAGCTATCCTGATTGAATATACCGGTAAAACCTATGCTGATCTTGGGATCGTAAGCGCGGCCGAAGGGCTTGCTAGCAGTGATATCAGTGCGATTAAGAACGAGGTATATGCAGCAATAGCCCAGCCTGAAGCGAAAGCTCAGTTTGAGTCTTCATTGCAAGGCATTGTCCACTTCCTATATTACAGCACACTGAAAGCATTCAACCCGCTATTGGTTTGTGTTCTCGCTGCCTTTACCGCCTATGGCATGGTTGGTAAACCAGGTTTAGCTCCGGGATTTGTTGGCGGCTATGTCGCCATGGGTGGTGGATTCGGTAAGATCTCCATCATGACGGGCGGCTTCCTAGGTGGCTTAGTCGCAGGTGCGGCGGCGGCGCTGTTTGTGATGTTGATTCGTCAGATAAAAGTACCGGCGGTGCTTGAGTCCGTTAAGATGATCATTATTACTCCGCTACTGGCCGGTATTTGTACGCTGCTGTTTATGTACGTTGGCCCAGGTAAGTTCTTTGCTCAGTTAAACTCTGGCCTTGTTGAATGGCTGACGTCGATGGGTACAAACAACCTATTGATCCTCGGTTTCATCCTTGGTGCGATGGCGTGCTTTGATATGGGTGGTCCGGTAAACAAAGCGGCTTATATGTTCTGTATCGGTGTCGGTACCAGTGGTGACTTCGCTGGCGATGCTTCGATTTTCTATGCGGCGTTTACGGCTGCAAAATGTATCCCTGGTATGTCTCTTGGCATCATGTCAGTATTATTTAAGCGCTACTTCGACAAAGAGGACAGACTGGCAGGGCCGTCTACAGCTATCTTGGGCTTCTGTGGAATCACTGAAGGTGCAATCCCTTACGCTGTAAAAGATCCAATGCGTATCATTCCAGCACATATGATTGGCGGTGGTGTTGCTGCGGGACTTATTCTCTCGTCGAAGATTACTATCGGTACTATCGCAGGTGGTGCGGTATTCATGCTACCGGTTATCGGCGACCCAACGGCTTGGCTACTTTATTTCTTAATTGGTATCGCGGTTTCTATCGCATTGACGATTGCCCTGAAAGCTTTTGGCCCAAGTAAAAAAGCGGTAGTCGAAACAGCATAG